One part of the Vicia villosa cultivar HV-30 ecotype Madison, WI linkage group LG6, Vvil1.0, whole genome shotgun sequence genome encodes these proteins:
- the LOC131611277 gene encoding pentatricopeptide repeat-containing protein GUN1, chloroplastic-like, with protein MCKPNGRVAKGKLTSAMIGTLGRLGKIDRAIELFEESRIEGYGMTVYTFSAMISAYGRNGRFPDAVELFMSMRGFGLVPNLVTYNSIIDAGAKGEVSFDVVVKYYDEMLAAGVRPDRLTYNSLLSVCASKGMWEMAQKLLTEMDGRWIVRDVFTYNTYLDTLCKGGQIDLARRVFEEMCFKCVWPTIVTYSTLMDGYAKASLLEDAVHLYEEMKLQSVCLDRVCYNTLVGVYAKLDRFDETVNICREMDGCGIKTDVMTYNALLAGYGRHGMYAEVKRLFEEMKARNIYPNTLTYSTMIDVYTKAEMFQEAMNVYIEFKMARLEVDVVFFTAIVDALCKNGLVESSIMLLVTMIEKGIRPNVVTFNSIIDACQQSPPLEYGVHGSTQAIEHPIEQSSAMLIDDAFQTKPGED; from the coding sequence ATGTGTAAGCCGAATGGGAGGGTTGCGAAAGGGAAGTTAACGAGTGCTATGATTGGTACTCTTGGTAGGTTAGGGAAGATTGATCGTGCTATAGAATTGTTTGAAGAATCTAGGATTGAAGGTTATGGAATGACTGTATATACGTTTTCGGCCATGATTAGCGCGTATGGCCGAAACGGCCGCTTCCCTGATGCTGTAGAGTTGTTCATGTCTATGCGTGGCTTTGGCCTTGTGCCCAATTTGGTTACGTACAACTCGATAATAGATGCGGGGGCGAAAGGGGAGGTGAGTTTTGATGTGGTTGTTAAGTATTATGATGAAATGCTGGCTGCTGGTGTAAGGCCGGATCGTCTTACTTATAATTCACTTCTTTCTGTCTGCGCTTCCAAGGGCATGTGGGAAATGGCTCAAAAGTTATTGACAGAAATGGATGGTAGGTGGATTGTTCGCGACGTGTTTACGTATAACACTTATTTGGACACGCTATGTAAGGGCGGACAGATTGATTTGGCGAGAAGGGTATTCGAAGAGATGTGTTTCAAGTGCGTTTGGCCAACTATCGTGACTTATAGCACACTAATGGATGGCTATGCCAAGGCTAGCCTCTTGGAAGATGCCGTTCATCTATATGAAGAAATGAAGCTTCAATCTGTTTGTCTTGATAGAGTATGCTATAACACACTGGTCGGAGTATATGCGAAGCTCGACAGGTTTGATGAAACTGTCAATATTTGCAGAGAGATGGACGGATGTGGAATTAAAACCGACGTCATGACATACAATGCTCTGTTGGCCGGGTATGGCAGACATGGCATGTATGCTGAGGTTAAAAGACTGTTTGAGGAGATGAAGGCTCGGAACATATATCCGAATACGCTAACATACTCTACCATGATCGATGTCTACACTAAAGCTGAAATGTTTCAGGAAGCTATGAATGTTTATATAGAGTTCAAGATGGCAAGATTGGAGGTGGATGTTGTCTTTTTTACTGCAATCGTTGATGCTCTATGCAAAAACGGTTTAGTGGAATCTTCGATAATGTTGCTTGTTACAATGATTGAGAAGGGAATTAGGCCGAACGTTGTGACTTTCAACTCAATTATCGATGCATGCCAACAGTCACCACCTTTGGAATACGGAGTTCATGGTTCTACACAAGCCATTGAGCATCCAATTGAACAATCATCTGCTATGCTTATTGATGATGCTTTTCAGACTAAGCCGGGGGAGGACTGA